One genomic region from Curtobacterium sp. 9128 encodes:
- a CDS encoding homoserine dehydrogenase, whose product MIEYRNVRVALLGAGSVGSQVARLLLEHGDELASRAGAGLELVGIAVRDVDAQRDVDLPRELFTTDAGSLILGADIVVELIGGIEPARTLVLQALQSGADVVTGNKALLATHGPELFAAAEQVGAQLYYEAAVAGAIPIIRPLHDSLAGDRIERIMGIVNGTTNFILDLMDREGATFEDALATATELGYAEADPTADIEGYDAAQKAAILASLAFHTSVPLAAVHREGITSVTIEQVRAARKAGYVVKILATCERLTDENGREGVSARVYPALVPDTHPLASVHGAKNAVFVEAEAAGDLMFYGAGAGGVETASAVLGDLVSAARRHVIGGPGVAESTQSALPVFPIGTVRTSYQITLHVTDAPGVLSTVAGVLAKHGVSVETVEQSSAHGAGGTATLVIGTHEARESDLADTVAALRGEATVTDVASVLRVVGA is encoded by the coding sequence ATGATCGAATACCGCAACGTCCGCGTCGCGCTGCTCGGAGCCGGCTCGGTCGGCTCGCAGGTCGCGCGACTCCTCCTCGAGCACGGCGACGAGCTCGCATCGCGCGCCGGCGCCGGCCTGGAGCTCGTCGGCATCGCCGTCCGTGACGTCGACGCCCAGCGCGACGTCGACCTCCCGCGGGAGCTCTTCACCACGGACGCCGGCTCGCTGATCCTCGGCGCGGACATCGTCGTCGAGCTCATCGGCGGCATCGAGCCGGCACGCACCCTCGTGCTGCAGGCGCTGCAGTCCGGCGCCGACGTCGTGACGGGCAACAAGGCGCTCCTCGCGACGCACGGCCCCGAGCTCTTCGCCGCGGCGGAGCAGGTCGGCGCGCAGCTCTACTACGAGGCCGCCGTCGCCGGGGCGATCCCGATCATCCGCCCGTTGCACGACTCGCTCGCGGGAGACCGCATCGAGCGGATCATGGGCATCGTCAACGGCACCACGAACTTCATCCTCGACCTGATGGACCGCGAAGGCGCCACGTTCGAGGACGCCCTCGCGACCGCGACGGAGCTCGGGTACGCCGAGGCCGACCCGACCGCCGACATCGAGGGCTACGACGCCGCGCAGAAGGCCGCGATCCTGGCGTCGCTCGCGTTCCACACCTCGGTGCCGCTCGCCGCCGTGCACCGCGAGGGCATCACCTCGGTGACCATCGAGCAGGTCCGTGCCGCGCGCAAGGCCGGCTACGTCGTGAAGATCCTCGCGACGTGCGAACGCCTGACGGACGAGAACGGTCGCGAAGGCGTCAGCGCCCGCGTGTACCCGGCGCTCGTCCCGGACACCCACCCGCTCGCGAGCGTCCACGGCGCGAAGAACGCCGTCTTCGTCGAGGCAGAAGCCGCCGGCGACCTGATGTTCTACGGCGCAGGTGCCGGTGGTGTCGAGACTGCCTCCGCGGTCCTCGGCGACCTGGTGTCCGCTGCTCGTCGGCACGTGATCGGCGGCCCCGGTGTCGCCGAGTCGACGCAGTCCGCGCTGCCCGTCTTCCCGATCGGCACCGTCCGGACGAGCTACCAGATCACCCTGCACGTGACGGACGCCCCCGGCGTGCTGTCGACCGTCGCGGGCGTGCTCGCGAAGCACGGCGTCAGCGTCGAGACGGTCGAGCAGTCCAGCGCCCACGGTGCGGGCGGCACCGCCACCCTCGTGATCGGCACGCACGAAGCACGCGAGTCCGACCTCGCCGACACCGTCGCAGCCCTCCGTGGCGAGGCGACCGTGACCGACGTCGCCAGCGTGCTCCGCGTCGTCGGCGCCTGA
- the thrB gene encoding homoserine kinase has protein sequence MRVPATSANLGPGFDSLGLALSLYDEVEVRVRPEPGATVTVDGVGAGEVATDDTNLVVRAIRRGLEHAGVEQPGLELHAVNAIPHGRGMGSSAAAIVAGLMAARGLLEGVVDLDASTLLTLATEMEGHPDNVAPALFGGLTIAWMTAEGPAYKRLLVHRGVSPVVFVPTSTLSTKLARSLQPASVPHADAAFNVSRSALLVAALIQSPELLLAATEDRLHQTYRASAMPETDVLIRLLRQHGLAAVVSGAGPSLLVLGSDPAQRLTAAGLVERHAESTWHPLMLAVDLGGATVVPHPAVHEERP, from the coding sequence GTGCGGGTGCCGGCGACCTCCGCCAACCTCGGCCCGGGGTTCGACTCGCTCGGCCTCGCGCTGTCCCTGTACGACGAGGTCGAGGTCCGTGTGCGGCCCGAGCCCGGAGCGACCGTCACGGTCGACGGTGTCGGTGCTGGTGAGGTCGCGACCGACGACACGAACCTCGTGGTCCGTGCGATCCGGCGTGGTCTCGAGCACGCGGGCGTCGAGCAGCCGGGGCTCGAGCTGCACGCGGTGAACGCGATCCCGCACGGCCGCGGCATGGGATCCTCCGCCGCCGCGATCGTCGCCGGGCTGATGGCGGCCAGGGGGCTGCTCGAGGGCGTCGTCGACTTGGACGCGTCGACCCTGCTGACCCTCGCGACGGAGATGGAGGGGCACCCGGACAACGTCGCGCCGGCGCTCTTCGGCGGGCTCACGATCGCGTGGATGACCGCAGAGGGCCCCGCGTACAAGCGACTCCTGGTGCACCGTGGCGTCTCGCCGGTGGTCTTCGTGCCGACCTCGACGCTGTCGACCAAGCTCGCGCGGTCCCTGCAGCCGGCCAGCGTGCCGCACGCCGACGCCGCGTTCAACGTGTCCCGCTCGGCGCTCCTCGTCGCCGCGCTGATCCAGAGCCCCGAGCTCCTGCTCGCCGCGACCGAGGACCGGCTCCACCAGACGTACCGGGCGAGCGCGATGCCGGAGACCGACGTGCTCATCCGGCTGCTCCGGCAGCACGGGCTCGCCGCCGTGGTGTCCGGCGCCGGGCCGAGCCTGCTGGTGCTCGGGAGCGATCCCGCGCAGCGTCTCACCGCCGCCGGGCTGGTGGAACGACACGCCGAATCCACCTGGCACCCGCTCATGCTGGCCGTCGATCTGGGTGGTGCTACAGTGGTGCCGCACCCGGCGGTCCACGAAGAACGCCCCTAG
- the prfA gene encoding peptide chain release factor 1, which yields MFESVAGLLAEHEDLTQQLSDPALHADPARAKKVNRRFAELNQIKSAYEAWTAAGDDLAAARELAREDPAFAEEVPALEEQLAERQERLRRLLVPRDPDDGRDVIMEIKGGEGGEESALFAADLLRMYSHYAESKGWKIELLERTESDLGGYKDVQVAIKSNSSDPAQGVWAHLKYEGGVHRVQRVPATESQGRIHTSTTGVLVFPEVDEPEEVEINQNDLKIDVYRSSGPGGQSVNTTDSAVRITHLPTGITVAMQNEKSQLQNREAGMRVLRARILAKQQEELDAIASDARRSQIRGMDRSERIRTYNFPENRIADHRTGYKAYDLDRVMNGALEPVIESAIRADEEARLAAVGDQS from the coding sequence GTGTTCGAGTCGGTAGCAGGGCTGCTGGCGGAACACGAGGACCTGACGCAGCAGCTGTCGGACCCCGCGCTCCACGCCGATCCGGCCCGGGCGAAGAAGGTCAACCGCCGCTTCGCCGAACTGAACCAGATCAAGTCCGCGTACGAGGCCTGGACGGCGGCGGGGGACGACCTCGCCGCCGCTCGGGAGCTCGCGCGCGAGGACCCGGCGTTCGCCGAAGAGGTCCCCGCGCTCGAGGAGCAGCTCGCGGAGCGCCAGGAGCGTCTCCGCCGGCTGCTCGTCCCGCGTGACCCCGACGACGGCCGCGACGTCATCATGGAGATCAAGGGCGGCGAGGGCGGCGAGGAATCGGCGCTCTTCGCGGCCGACCTCCTGCGCATGTACTCGCACTACGCCGAGTCCAAGGGCTGGAAGATCGAGCTCCTCGAGCGCACCGAGAGCGATCTCGGCGGTTACAAGGACGTCCAGGTCGCGATCAAGTCGAACTCGTCCGACCCCGCACAGGGCGTCTGGGCGCACCTGAAGTACGAGGGCGGTGTGCACCGCGTCCAGCGTGTGCCGGCGACCGAGTCCCAGGGGCGCATCCACACCTCGACGACGGGCGTGCTCGTCTTCCCCGAGGTGGACGAGCCCGAAGAGGTCGAGATCAACCAGAACGACCTGAAGATCGACGTGTACCGGTCCTCGGGCCCCGGCGGTCAGTCGGTCAACACGACGGACTCCGCGGTCCGCATCACCCACCTGCCCACGGGCATCACGGTCGCGATGCAGAACGAGAAGTCCCAGCTGCAGAACCGAGAGGCGGGCATGCGCGTCCTGCGCGCCCGCATCCTCGCGAAGCAGCAGGAGGAGCTCGACGCGATCGCGTCGGACGCCCGTCGTTCGCAGATCCGCGGCATGGACCGTTCCGAGCGCATCCGCACGTACAACTTCCCGGAGAACCGCATCGCGGACCACCGCACCGGGTACAAGGCGTACGACCTGGACCGCGTGATGAACGGCGCGCTCGAGCCCGTCATCGAGTCCGCCATCCGTGCGGACGAAGAAGCACGCCTGGCTGCCGTCGGCGACCAGAGCTGA
- the thrC gene encoding threonine synthase produces MAHQWQGVLREYADRLDVTEATPVITLGEGGTPLIPARRLSERTGADVYVKFEGMNPTGSFKDRGMTMAISKAVEHGAKAVICASTGNTSASAAAYATHAGITAAVLVPEGKIAMGKLSQAVAHDAQLLQVQGNFDDCLDIARDLAANYPVHLVNSVNNDRIEGQKTAAFEVVDVLGDAPDFHFLPVGNAGNYTAYSRGYREDVAAGRSTKLPRMFGFQAAGSAPIVNGAVVEHPETVASAIRIGNPASWKFALEAREETDGYFGAITDAGILAAHRILSAEVGVFVEPASAIGVAGLLERADAGQIPKGATVVITVTGHGLKDPQWALRTEDGSDVTPTSVPVDTAAVADVLGLAGAQ; encoded by the coding sequence ATGGCCCACCAGTGGCAGGGAGTCCTGCGCGAGTACGCCGACCGTCTCGACGTGACCGAGGCGACGCCCGTCATCACGCTGGGGGAGGGCGGCACGCCGCTCATCCCGGCGCGGCGGCTGTCGGAGCGCACCGGCGCGGACGTCTACGTGAAGTTCGAGGGCATGAACCCGACGGGCTCGTTCAAGGACCGCGGCATGACGATGGCGATCTCGAAGGCCGTCGAGCACGGCGCGAAGGCCGTCATCTGCGCATCGACCGGCAACACGAGCGCCTCGGCCGCCGCGTACGCGACGCACGCGGGCATCACCGCCGCCGTGCTCGTCCCCGAGGGCAAGATCGCGATGGGCAAGCTCAGCCAGGCCGTCGCCCACGACGCCCAGCTGCTGCAGGTCCAGGGCAACTTCGACGACTGCCTCGACATCGCGCGCGACCTCGCCGCGAACTACCCGGTGCACCTCGTCAACTCCGTGAACAACGACCGCATCGAGGGGCAGAAGACCGCCGCGTTCGAGGTCGTCGACGTCCTCGGCGACGCGCCGGACTTCCACTTCCTGCCCGTCGGGAACGCCGGCAACTACACGGCGTACTCCCGCGGCTACCGCGAGGACGTCGCCGCCGGTCGTTCGACCAAGCTGCCGCGCATGTTCGGCTTCCAGGCTGCCGGCTCGGCGCCGATCGTCAACGGCGCCGTCGTCGAGCACCCGGAGACGGTCGCGTCGGCGATCCGCATCGGCAACCCCGCATCGTGGAAGTTCGCCCTCGAAGCGCGTGAGGAGACGGACGGCTACTTCGGCGCGATCACGGACGCCGGCATCCTCGCCGCCCACCGCATCCTGTCGGCAGAGGTCGGCGTCTTCGTCGAACCCGCATCGGCGATCGGTGTCGCGGGGCTCCTCGAGCGCGCCGACGCCGGGCAGATCCCGAAGGGCGCGACCGTCGTCATCACGGTGACGGGCCACGGCCTGAAGGACCCGCAGTGGGCCCTCCGCACCGAGGACGGTAGCGACGTGACGCCGACGAGCGTCCCGGTCGACACCGCGGCGGTCGCGGACGTGCTCGGACTGGCCGGCGCGCAGTGA
- a CDS encoding MraY family glycosyltransferase, protein MKYYLLAGLISAVVSFLVSWLVWKLGLKYKWYPKVRERDVHRTPTPRLGGIAMFIGVMVSLLCAWFLFPEIAGVDYFRLVFAEPGRVLAVLAGATIIVVLGVADDIWDLDWMTKLAGQIIAAGILAWQGVAIVSLPIGNTLGVGSSYMSLIFTVLAVVLVMNAVNFIDGLDGLVAGVAIIAGGVFFLYTFFINRVVVQTEFFFNLPSLLTAVLVGACFGFLILNWHPAKLFMGDAGALLVGFLMATSAVSITGNIDPAAVRTRTDLLPAFIPILLPFAILIVPILDFGLAVVRRLSAGKSPFSADRKHLHHRLLDMGHSHFHAVLIFYAWTATVAIGCLLFLFLQWWWVVAFVAVGFTICAIATFAPLGRKRAEIAAQSRAGTGAAVDARLDPLDRAAATRDIPTPGDPS, encoded by the coding sequence GTGAAGTACTACCTGCTCGCGGGGCTCATCTCCGCGGTCGTGAGCTTCCTGGTCAGCTGGCTGGTCTGGAAGCTCGGCCTGAAGTACAAGTGGTACCCGAAGGTCCGCGAACGCGACGTGCACCGCACCCCGACGCCGCGGCTCGGCGGGATCGCGATGTTCATCGGCGTGATGGTGTCGCTGCTGTGTGCGTGGTTCCTGTTCCCCGAGATCGCGGGCGTCGACTACTTCCGCCTGGTGTTCGCCGAACCCGGGCGCGTGCTGGCGGTGCTCGCCGGGGCGACGATCATCGTGGTGCTCGGTGTCGCCGACGACATCTGGGACCTCGACTGGATGACGAAGCTCGCCGGCCAGATCATCGCCGCGGGGATCCTGGCGTGGCAGGGCGTCGCGATCGTGTCGCTGCCGATCGGCAACACGCTCGGCGTCGGCTCGTCCTACATGAGCCTGATCTTCACGGTGCTCGCCGTCGTGCTGGTGATGAACGCCGTCAACTTCATCGACGGGCTCGACGGGCTCGTCGCCGGCGTCGCGATCATCGCCGGCGGGGTGTTCTTCCTCTACACGTTCTTCATCAACCGCGTGGTCGTGCAGACCGAGTTCTTCTTCAACCTGCCGTCGCTGCTGACGGCGGTCCTCGTCGGCGCGTGTTTCGGGTTCCTCATCCTGAACTGGCACCCGGCGAAGCTCTTCATGGGGGATGCCGGCGCGCTGCTCGTGGGCTTCCTGATGGCGACGAGCGCCGTGTCGATCACGGGCAACATCGACCCGGCCGCCGTGCGCACCCGCACCGACCTGCTGCCGGCGTTCATCCCGATCCTGCTGCCGTTCGCGATCCTCATCGTGCCGATCCTCGACTTCGGGCTCGCCGTCGTCCGGCGACTGAGCGCGGGGAAGTCGCCCTTCTCGGCGGACCGGAAGCACCTGCACCACCGGCTGCTCGACATGGGGCACTCGCACTTCCACGCCGTGCTGATCTTCTACGCGTGGACGGCGACCGTCGCGATCGGCTGTCTGCTGTTCCTGTTCCTGCAGTGGTGGTGGGTCGTGGCCTTCGTCGCGGTCGGGTTCACGATCTGCGCGATCGCGACGTTCGCCCCGCTCGGCCGGAAGCGAGCGGAGATCGCCGCCCAGAGCCGTGCCGGCACGGGCGCGGCCGTCGATGCCCGGCTCGACCCGCTCGACCGCGCGGCAGCCACCCGCGACATCCCGACCCCAGGAGACCCCTCGTGA
- the rho gene encoding transcription termination factor Rho yields the protein MTDVNNSADTVEIPSDLRALRLPELQRIASSLGITGLSKLRKGDLIAAIEDKRPAEATTPDTTAPAAAAQAPEQPTLPEVEAPAAEAPAAEATTTEAPSRARRSRRATSGGNVTTAPTTAAEHTNHGQTGTEDLLAGLDQVRAEKDAAEAGQNGGQPAGQNGGQHRRRGQKPAEQAPTSAAEAPDAESSTDAVDDQSNQNDQNDQQNDQNGEHEGGQRRGRRSRGRGRGRGQNADTADQQGQQGQQAQDDQNGRQQNGKQDADKGDQQKQGDQQKQGQNQGDQQKQQQQKQGQNQQGQQKQNQGQSSQNQRDEQQRHNDEAESGRSRRQRDRKRGRGGQNDDFEPEITEDDVLIPVAGILDVLDNYAFVRTTGYLPGPSDVYVSLGQVKKYHLRKGDAVVGAIKQPRDNEQQSRQKYNALVKIDTINGQSADDAANRVDFQDLTPLYPNERLRLETEPAKLSTRIIDLVAPIGKGQRGLIVSPPKAGKTVVLQAIANAISKNNPEAHLMVVLVDERPEEVTDMQRTVKGEVIASTFDRPAEDHTTVAELAIERAKRLVELGHDVVVLLDSITRLGRAYNLSTPASGRVLSGGVDSSALYPPKRFFGAARNIENGGSLTILATALVETGSKMDEVIFEEFKGTGNMELRLNRHLADKRIFPAVDVNASGTRREEQLLSADEVKITWRLRRALAGLDPQQALEIVLRNLKETQSNVEFLVQVQKSVPATGNGHHGHQE from the coding sequence TTGACCGACGTGAACAACTCTGCCGACACGGTGGAGATCCCCAGCGACCTGCGCGCACTGCGCCTGCCCGAGCTGCAGCGCATCGCCTCCTCCCTCGGCATCACGGGGCTCTCGAAGCTCCGCAAGGGCGACCTCATCGCCGCCATCGAGGACAAGCGCCCCGCCGAGGCGACGACGCCAGACACCACGGCCCCCGCGGCTGCCGCGCAGGCGCCCGAGCAGCCCACCCTGCCCGAGGTCGAGGCCCCCGCCGCGGAGGCCCCCGCCGCCGAAGCGACCACGACCGAGGCGCCCTCGCGTGCTCGCCGCTCGCGCCGCGCCACCTCCGGCGGCAACGTGACCACCGCGCCGACCACGGCAGCGGAGCACACCAACCACGGTCAGACCGGTACCGAGGACCTCCTCGCCGGGCTCGACCAGGTCCGTGCCGAGAAGGACGCAGCCGAAGCCGGCCAGAACGGCGGCCAGCCCGCCGGCCAGAACGGTGGCCAGCATCGTCGTCGTGGGCAGAAGCCCGCCGAGCAGGCTCCGACCAGCGCCGCCGAGGCACCCGACGCCGAGTCGTCGACCGACGCGGTCGACGACCAGTCGAACCAGAACGACCAGAACGACCAGCAGAACGACCAGAACGGCGAGCACGAGGGCGGTCAGCGCCGCGGTCGTCGCAGCCGTGGCCGTGGTCGCGGCCGTGGGCAGAACGCCGACACCGCCGACCAGCAGGGCCAGCAGGGCCAGCAGGCGCAGGACGACCAGAACGGTCGCCAGCAGAACGGCAAGCAGGACGCCGACAAGGGCGACCAGCAGAAGCAGGGCGACCAGCAGAAGCAGGGTCAGAACCAGGGCGACCAGCAGAAGCAGCAGCAGCAGAAGCAGGGCCAGAACCAGCAGGGCCAGCAGAAGCAGAACCAGGGCCAGAGCAGCCAGAACCAGCGCGACGAGCAGCAGCGTCACAACGACGAGGCCGAGAGTGGCCGCAGCCGTCGCCAGCGTGACCGCAAGCGCGGCCGTGGTGGCCAGAACGACGACTTCGAGCCGGAGATCACCGAGGACGACGTCCTGATCCCGGTCGCCGGCATCCTCGACGTGCTCGACAACTACGCGTTCGTGCGGACGACCGGGTACCTCCCGGGCCCGAGCGACGTGTACGTCTCCCTCGGCCAGGTCAAGAAGTACCACCTGCGCAAGGGCGACGCGGTCGTCGGCGCGATCAAGCAGCCGCGCGACAACGAGCAGCAGAGCCGCCAGAAGTACAACGCCCTGGTGAAGATCGACACGATCAACGGCCAGTCCGCCGACGACGCCGCGAACCGCGTCGACTTCCAGGACCTCACCCCGCTGTACCCGAACGAGCGCCTGCGCCTCGAGACCGAGCCGGCGAAGCTGTCGACCCGGATCATCGACCTCGTCGCCCCGATCGGCAAGGGCCAGCGCGGCCTGATCGTCTCGCCGCCCAAGGCCGGCAAGACCGTCGTGCTGCAGGCCATCGCGAACGCGATCTCGAAGAACAACCCCGAGGCGCACCTGATGGTCGTCCTCGTGGACGAGCGGCCCGAAGAGGTCACCGACATGCAGCGCACGGTGAAGGGCGAGGTCATCGCCTCGACCTTCGACCGCCCGGCCGAGGACCACACCACGGTCGCCGAGCTCGCCATCGAGCGTGCGAAGCGCCTGGTCGAGCTCGGTCACGACGTCGTCGTGCTCCTCGACTCGATCACCCGACTCGGCCGCGCTTACAACCTCTCGACGCCGGCCTCCGGTCGCGTGCTGTCGGGTGGCGTCGACTCGTCCGCGCTGTACCCGCCGAAGCGCTTCTTCGGCGCAGCGCGCAACATCGAGAACGGCGGCTCGCTCACCATCCTCGCCACGGCGCTCGTCGAGACCGGGTCGAAGATGGACGAGGTGATCTTCGAGGAGTTCAAGGGCACCGGCAACATGGAGCTCCGCCTGAACCGTCACCTGGCGGACAAGCGGATCTTCCCGGCCGTGGACGTCAACGCGTCCGGCACCCGTCGCGAGGAGCAGCTGCTCTCCGCCGACGAGGTCAAGATCACGTGGCGACTGCGTCGTGCCCTCGCCGGGCTCGACCCGCAGCAGGCGCTCGAGATCGTGCTGCGGAACCTCAAGGAGACGCAGTCCAACGTCGAGTTCCTCGTCCAGGTGCAGAAGTCGGTCCCGGCGACCGGCAACGGTCACCACGGCCACCAGGAGTAA
- a CDS encoding L-threonylcarbamoyladenylate synthase, whose amino-acid sequence MASRYDCTDPDGLLTGMRLARAALGRGELVVVPTDTVYGLAADAFDAAAVQRLLDAKGRTRQSPPPVLIPGPPTLDALASEVPQQVRDLVAEFWPGGLTVILHAQPSLDWDLGETRGTVALRMPDSRIALELLQEVGPLAVSSANSTGDPAAMTIDAAESMLGDSVSVYLDGGSLEPHDGFEASTGSTIVDATGLSTGGGLRIVRHGVIPDSEIERVVGADLVT is encoded by the coding sequence ATGGCATCCCGATACGACTGCACCGACCCCGACGGACTCCTGACCGGGATGCGGCTCGCACGTGCCGCACTCGGCCGGGGAGAACTCGTCGTCGTCCCCACCGACACCGTCTACGGCCTCGCCGCCGACGCCTTCGACGCGGCCGCCGTCCAGCGGCTCCTCGACGCGAAAGGGCGGACCCGGCAGTCGCCGCCGCCGGTCCTCATCCCCGGTCCGCCGACGCTCGACGCGCTCGCGAGCGAGGTCCCGCAGCAGGTGCGCGACCTGGTCGCCGAGTTCTGGCCGGGCGGGCTGACCGTGATCCTGCACGCGCAGCCCTCGCTGGACTGGGACCTGGGGGAGACCCGCGGCACGGTCGCGCTCCGCATGCCAGACTCCCGGATCGCGCTCGAGCTCCTGCAGGAGGTCGGCCCGCTCGCGGTGTCGTCGGCGAACTCGACGGGCGACCCTGCCGCGATGACGATCGACGCCGCCGAGTCGATGCTCGGCGACAGCGTGTCCGTCTACCTCGACGGCGGATCCCTCGAACCGCACGACGGGTTCGAGGCGTCGACGGGGTCGACCATCGTCGACGCCACCGGGCTCTCCACCGGTGGCGGGCTGCGCATCGTGCGGCACGGCGTGATCCCGGACTCGGAGATCGAACGGGTCGTCGGGGCCGACCTCGTCACGTGA
- the prmC gene encoding peptide chain release factor N(5)-glutamine methyltransferase, which yields MSDTHGTFTADRLLDEATAALVAHGVPTPRVDAELLLAWATDTSRGAVQARAMTSGAIAGEHVERFRQAVARRMTREPLQHITGEAHFRALTLAVGPGVFVPRPETEGVVQFGIDALRATAVPEPIAVDLGSGSGAIAIAMDTEVPNALVYAVERSAEALPWTRRNVERYGGTVRLVEGDLADAFPELDGTVSVVVSNPPYVPDDAIPVDPEVRDHDPALALYGGPDGLDAVRALAETAWRLLVPGGALVIEHAEPQGAAVRDVLARWGFRSPETHQDLTGRDRTTTATR from the coding sequence CTGTCCGACACGCACGGTACGTTCACGGCGGATCGCCTCCTCGACGAGGCGACCGCTGCGCTCGTCGCGCACGGTGTCCCGACACCGCGCGTGGACGCGGAACTCCTGCTCGCGTGGGCGACCGACACCTCGCGCGGTGCCGTCCAGGCGCGTGCCATGACGAGCGGGGCGATCGCGGGGGAGCACGTCGAACGCTTCCGTCAGGCCGTCGCGCGACGCATGACCCGTGAGCCGCTCCAGCACATCACCGGCGAGGCGCACTTCCGCGCGCTGACCCTGGCCGTCGGCCCCGGGGTGTTCGTCCCGCGGCCCGAGACCGAGGGCGTCGTGCAGTTCGGCATCGACGCGCTCCGGGCGACGGCGGTGCCGGAGCCGATCGCCGTGGACCTGGGGTCGGGCAGCGGCGCCATCGCGATCGCCATGGACACCGAGGTGCCGAACGCCCTCGTCTACGCCGTCGAACGCTCTGCCGAGGCCCTGCCGTGGACCCGTCGCAACGTCGAGCGGTACGGCGGCACGGTCCGGCTCGTCGAGGGCGACCTCGCCGACGCGTTCCCGGAGCTCGACGGGACCGTCTCGGTCGTCGTGTCGAACCCGCCGTACGTCCCCGACGACGCGATCCCGGTGGATCCGGAGGTCCGTGACCACGACCCGGCGCTCGCGCTGTACGGCGGACCGGACGGTCTCGACGCCGTCCGTGCCCTCGCCGAGACCGCCTGGCGCCTGCTCGTCCCCGGCGGTGCGCTCGTCATCGAGCACGCCGAGCCGCAGGGCGCAGCCGTGCGGGACGTCCTTGCCCGCTGGGGGTTCCGATCCCCGGAGACGCACCAGGACCTGACGGGCCGCGACCGCACGACCACCGCAACCCGCTAG
- a CDS encoding HAD-IA family hydrolase, whose product MNETPAPRLLFLFDMDDVLVRYDGKTRMAGLTDLTGHELDELRRRWWLSGNESRAEAGHFPDGDAYLAAFAAAMECEVPETEWARIRGSAMTELPQRIEAVRIASEHGRVALLTNNGPLAGRWIHRWAPSLPPLFGEHLDTSSNFGARKPDPEVFRRALAHHGARAEDTFFADDMPENIEGARSVGISAVLVEHDTDLREAVRAFVARSVPSHVH is encoded by the coding sequence GTGAACGAGACGCCAGCGCCCCGACTCCTGTTCCTCTTCGACATGGACGACGTCCTCGTCCGCTACGACGGGAAGACCCGGATGGCCGGGTTGACCGACCTCACCGGGCACGAGCTCGACGAGCTCCGCCGCCGGTGGTGGCTGTCCGGCAACGAGTCCCGTGCCGAGGCCGGACACTTCCCGGACGGCGACGCGTACCTCGCGGCGTTCGCGGCCGCGATGGAGTGCGAGGTCCCCGAGACGGAGTGGGCGCGGATCCGCGGTTCCGCGATGACCGAGCTCCCGCAGCGCATCGAGGCGGTCCGCATCGCCAGCGAGCACGGGCGTGTCGCGCTCCTCACCAACAACGGTCCGCTCGCCGGCCGCTGGATCCACCGATGGGCACCGTCGCTGCCGCCGCTGTTCGGCGAGCACCTCGACACGTCGAGCAACTTCGGTGCCAGGAAGCCCGACCCCGAGGTCTTCCGCCGTGCGCTCGCACACCACGGCGCGCGGGCGGAGGACACCTTCTTCGCCGACGACATGCCCGAGAACATCGAGGGCGCCAGGAGCGTCGGCATCTCCGCGGTGCTGGTGGAGCACGACACCGACCTGCGGGAGGCGGTCCGCGCCTTCGTCGCGCGTTCTGTCCCATCGCACGTGCACTAG